From Curtobacterium sp. SGAir0471, the proteins below share one genomic window:
- a CDS encoding oxidoreductase: MSSVAVSDLAVLSSPWTLGPLHLRNRVVMGSMHTGLEVLDDGGAAMAAFYRERAAGGVGCIVTGGIAVSDEARGGPDFAVFGVGGADERFRVAVDAVHDEGGAVLAQLFHAGRYALANGMLDRHGRPQRVVAPSALPWAAARGVQPVALTDAEVRRTIDDFAAAARSAAAIGFDGVEIMASEGYLVNQFQSPLTNLRDDEWGGDAERRRRFAVEVVRAVRAAVPDLAVTIRLSGADLMPGSTTDDEVDALVDDLLPLGLDAVSVGIGWHESRTPTVQASVPHGAWLAHAERIAGVVRASAHPEVQVIASNRMTDLRDGEAVLRDRQVDAVALARPFLADPDIVRRSLEGRFDLVNTCIGCNQACLDHSIVGQPVSCLVNPRAGRELALPLRPTTVPRRVDVVGGGPAGLAAAVDAARRGHDVTLWEASDSLGGQFALAAVVPGKEDYAATVAAARTELEERGATVHLGRAATTADLLDSDAVVLAPGVVPRRITVPGAELPHVVSYEDALRDGVPPGTVAVIGGGGIGVDTAAFLVESPDEAVRAAEFAARWDVTVADDLVGDLPQRRPAAARTLRPGSDVTVLRRSGKFGEGIGITSRWVAVGRLRDAGVRMIGGVQEYLRIEPGTLWIRDADGRETAVPADHVVVCAGQERSSAVDGGAVDADVLDGDTMDGDTVGGGAVAGTGLAAGLAAAGVPHAVVGGARDARSVDAVRATSEAIEAVRVLAP; the protein is encoded by the coding sequence ATGAGCAGCGTTGCCGTCTCCGACCTCGCCGTCCTCTCGTCGCCGTGGACCCTCGGCCCGCTGCACCTGCGGAACCGGGTGGTGATGGGGTCGATGCACACCGGGCTCGAGGTCCTGGACGACGGCGGAGCCGCGATGGCCGCGTTCTACCGCGAGCGCGCGGCGGGCGGGGTCGGATGCATCGTCACCGGCGGGATCGCGGTCAGCGACGAGGCGCGCGGCGGCCCGGACTTCGCGGTGTTCGGCGTCGGGGGAGCGGACGAGCGGTTCCGGGTCGCGGTCGACGCGGTGCACGACGAGGGCGGAGCGGTGCTCGCGCAGCTGTTCCACGCCGGCCGCTACGCCCTGGCGAACGGCATGCTCGACCGGCACGGGCGACCGCAGCGCGTCGTGGCACCCAGTGCGCTGCCGTGGGCGGCAGCACGCGGGGTGCAGCCCGTCGCGCTCACCGACGCCGAGGTGCGCCGCACGATCGACGACTTCGCCGCGGCCGCTCGGTCCGCCGCTGCGATCGGCTTCGACGGCGTGGAGATCATGGCGTCCGAGGGGTACCTGGTCAACCAGTTCCAGTCGCCGCTGACGAACCTGCGCGACGACGAGTGGGGTGGGGACGCCGAGCGCCGTCGTCGCTTCGCGGTCGAGGTCGTCCGTGCCGTCCGTGCGGCAGTCCCCGACCTCGCGGTGACGATCCGGCTGTCCGGGGCCGACCTCATGCCCGGGTCGACCACCGACGACGAGGTCGACGCCCTCGTGGACGACCTGCTGCCGCTCGGTCTCGACGCGGTGTCGGTCGGCATCGGGTGGCACGAGTCGCGCACGCCGACCGTCCAGGCCTCGGTGCCGCACGGTGCCTGGCTCGCCCACGCCGAGCGGATCGCCGGCGTGGTCCGGGCGTCCGCACACCCCGAGGTGCAGGTGATCGCGTCGAACCGGATGACCGACCTGCGGGACGGCGAGGCGGTGCTCCGCGACCGGCAGGTCGACGCCGTGGCCCTCGCCCGGCCGTTCCTCGCCGACCCGGACATCGTCCGCAGGTCGCTCGAAGGGCGTTTCGACCTCGTGAACACGTGCATCGGCTGCAACCAGGCGTGTCTGGACCACTCGATCGTCGGCCAGCCGGTGTCCTGCCTGGTGAACCCGCGGGCCGGGCGTGAGCTCGCGCTGCCGCTGCGTCCCACGACCGTGCCGCGGCGGGTCGACGTGGTCGGCGGTGGCCCCGCGGGGCTCGCTGCCGCGGTGGACGCCGCGCGGCGGGGACACGACGTGACGCTGTGGGAGGCCTCGGACTCGCTCGGCGGGCAGTTCGCGCTCGCCGCGGTCGTCCCCGGGAAGGAGGACTACGCCGCGACGGTCGCGGCCGCCCGGACCGAGCTCGAGGAGCGCGGGGCCACGGTGCACCTCGGTCGTGCGGCCACCACGGCGGACCTGCTCGACAGCGACGCCGTGGTGCTCGCACCCGGTGTGGTTCCACGCCGGATCACCGTGCCGGGTGCGGAGCTACCGCACGTGGTGTCCTACGAGGACGCCCTGCGCGACGGGGTCCCGCCGGGCACCGTGGCGGTGATCGGCGGCGGCGGCATCGGTGTCGACACCGCGGCCTTCCTGGTCGAGTCGCCCGACGAGGCGGTGCGTGCCGCGGAGTTCGCCGCGCGCTGGGACGTCACCGTCGCCGACGACCTGGTCGGCGACCTCCCGCAACGGCGGCCGGCGGCAGCACGGACGCTCCGGCCCGGGTCGGACGTCACGGTGCTCCGACGGTCCGGGAAGTTCGGCGAGGGGATCGGCATCACGTCGCGCTGGGTAGCTGTCGGGCGTCTCCGCGACGCCGGCGTGCGGATGATCGGCGGCGTCCAGGAGTACCTGCGCATCGAGCCGGGCACGCTGTGGATCCGGGACGCGGACGGTCGGGAGACCGCGGTGCCGGCCGACCACGTCGTCGTGTGCGCCGGACAGGAGCGCTCGTCGGCGGTCGACGGGGGAGCGGTCGACGCGGATGTGCTGGACGGGGACACGATGGACGGGGACACGGTCGGCGGCGGCGCCGTGGCGGGGACGGGGCTCGCCGCCGGCCTGGCCGCCGCCGGGGTGCCGCACGCCGTCGTCGGTGGTGCCCGGGACGCCCGGAGCGTCGACGCGGTCCGGGCCACGAGTGAGGCGATCGAAGCCGTCCGGGTGCTCGCTCCCTGA
- the rpsP gene encoding 30S ribosomal protein S16 — protein sequence MAVKIRLKRLGKIRAPYYRVVVADSRTKRDGRVIEEIGKYHPTEEPSVIEINSDRAQYWLGVGAQPTEQVAALLKLTGDWGKFKGEGNTESTVKVAEPKQAFVADTAKKAVLKPKSEKTAPAAAPAESADDAAETTEA from the coding sequence GTGGCTGTCAAGATCCGTCTCAAGCGTCTCGGTAAGATCCGTGCGCCGTACTACCGTGTCGTCGTCGCCGACTCGCGCACCAAGCGCGACGGTCGCGTGATCGAGGAGATCGGCAAGTACCACCCCACCGAGGAGCCCTCGGTCATCGAGATCAACTCGGACCGTGCCCAGTACTGGCTCGGCGTCGGCGCGCAGCCGACCGAGCAGGTCGCGGCGCTCCTCAAGCTGACCGGCGACTGGGGCAAGTTCAAGGGCGAGGGCAACACCGAGTCCACCGTCAAGGTCGCCGAGCCGAAGCAGGCCTTCGTCGCGGACACCGCCAAGAAGGCCGTCCTGAAGCCGAAGTCGGAGAAGACGGCCCCCGCCGCTGCTCCGGCCGAGTCGGCCGACGACGCCGCCGAGACGACCGAGGCCTGA
- the rplS gene encoding 50S ribosomal protein L19, which translates to MQLLDHVDAASLRTDVPDFRPGDTIKVHVNIIEGTRSRVQVFQGVVIARQGHGLGETFKVRKVSFQVGVERWFPVHSPIIDHIEVVTRGDVRRAKLYYLRELRGKAARRKIKEKRDA; encoded by the coding sequence ATGCAGCTCCTCGACCACGTCGACGCAGCGTCCCTGCGCACCGACGTCCCGGACTTCCGCCCCGGCGACACCATCAAGGTGCACGTCAACATCATCGAGGGCACGCGCTCGCGCGTCCAGGTGTTCCAGGGTGTCGTCATCGCCCGTCAGGGCCACGGCCTCGGCGAGACCTTCAAGGTCCGCAAGGTGAGCTTCCAGGTCGGTGTCGAGCGCTGGTTCCCGGTGCACTCGCCGATCATCGACCACATCGAGGTCGTCACCCGCGGTGACGTCCGTCGCGCGAAGCTCTACTACCTGCGCGAGCTCCGTGGCAAGGCGGCCCGCCGCAAGATCAAGGAGAAGCGCGACGCCTGA
- the trmD gene encoding tRNA (guanosine(37)-N1)-methyltransferase TrmD has protein sequence MRIDIVTIFPEFFSVLDVSLLGKARVDGLLDVHVHDLRHWTTDRHRTVDDTPYGGGAGMVMKPEPWAQALSSILREDGSSTLVVPTPAGTPFRQPIARSLAAEHDHLVFACGRYEGIDARVFAWAASRCSVVELSLGDYVLNGGEVAAMAMIEAVGRLVPGVVGNPESLVEESHEDGLLEYPSYTKPAVWRDLEVPDVLLSGHHARVAAWRHEQQVERTRRVRPDLLPDA, from the coding sequence GTGCGGATCGACATCGTCACGATCTTCCCGGAGTTCTTCTCCGTCCTCGACGTCTCGCTGCTCGGCAAGGCCCGGGTCGACGGGTTGCTCGACGTGCACGTGCACGACCTGCGGCACTGGACGACGGACCGGCATCGCACGGTCGACGACACCCCGTACGGCGGTGGCGCCGGCATGGTGATGAAGCCCGAGCCGTGGGCGCAGGCGCTGTCGTCGATCCTCCGCGAGGACGGGTCGTCGACGCTCGTCGTGCCCACCCCGGCCGGGACCCCTTTCCGTCAGCCGATCGCCCGGTCGCTGGCCGCCGAGCACGACCACCTCGTGTTCGCCTGCGGGCGGTACGAGGGCATCGACGCCCGGGTGTTCGCCTGGGCGGCCTCGCGCTGCTCCGTGGTCGAGCTGTCCCTGGGTGACTACGTGCTGAACGGCGGCGAGGTCGCGGCGATGGCGATGATCGAGGCGGTCGGTCGACTCGTCCCCGGCGTCGTCGGCAACCCCGAGTCCCTCGTCGAGGAGTCGCACGAGGACGGCCTGCTCGAGTACCCCTCGTACACGAAGCCCGCCGTCTGGCGGGACCTCGAGGTGCCGGACGTCCTGCTCAGCGGGCACCACGCCCGCGTCGCCGCTTGGCGGCACGAGCAGCAGGTGGAGCGGACTCGCCGGGTCCGTCCGGACCTGCTGCCCGACGCGTAG
- the rimM gene encoding ribosome maturation factor RimM (Essential for efficient processing of 16S rRNA) yields the protein MGRITKAHGLKGGIKLELYTDDPDRRFTPGAEFTLQVPSDSPWSGRTLTIDELRWYNGHPVAFFEGVSDRTAAESLARAILWVEQDADAETGEDDAWYDHQLVGLRVLRDGVEVGTVARVDHLPAQDLLAIDTPSRGEVLVPFVSAIVPTVDIAAGTVTVTPPTGLFEDPEDTSRPETVTPTDPEG from the coding sequence GTGGGTCGCATCACGAAGGCGCACGGGCTCAAGGGCGGCATCAAGCTCGAGCTCTACACCGACGACCCGGATCGTCGGTTCACGCCGGGGGCGGAGTTCACGCTCCAGGTCCCCTCGGACTCGCCGTGGTCGGGCAGGACCCTGACCATCGACGAGCTCCGCTGGTACAACGGCCACCCGGTCGCCTTCTTCGAGGGCGTGTCGGACCGCACCGCTGCTGAGTCACTCGCGCGGGCGATCCTCTGGGTGGAGCAGGACGCCGACGCCGAGACCGGCGAGGACGACGCCTGGTACGACCACCAGCTGGTCGGCCTGCGCGTGCTCCGTGACGGTGTCGAGGTCGGGACGGTCGCACGCGTGGACCACCTGCCCGCGCAGGACCTGCTCGCGATCGACACTCCCTCGCGCGGCGAGGTCCTGGTGCCGTTCGTCTCGGCGATCGTGCCGACGGTCGACATCGCGGCGGGGACGGTCACGGTGACGCCTCCGACGGGGCTGTTCGAGGACCCCGAGGACACCTCGCGGCCCGAGACCGTCACGCCGACCGACCCGGAAGGCTGA
- a CDS encoding RNA-binding protein yields MLDSALTHLVKGIVDHPDDVRVASSTSARGEVLEVRVHPEDLGRVIGRAGRTAKALRTLVSALADGKRVRVDVVDTDS; encoded by the coding sequence TTGCTCGACTCTGCGCTGACGCACCTCGTCAAGGGGATCGTCGATCACCCGGACGACGTCCGCGTCGCCAGTTCCACCTCTGCGCGTGGCGAGGTCCTCGAGGTGCGTGTGCACCCCGAGGACCTCGGTCGCGTGATCGGTCGCGCCGGACGGACCGCAAAGGCGCTCCGCACCCTCGTCTCGGCTCTCGCCGACGGCAAGCGGGTGCGGGTCGACGTGGTCGACACCGATTCCTAG
- the map gene encoding type I methionyl aminopeptidase, translating to MIELRTPAELEGLRAAGRFVADVLDELLETVDVGVNLLDLDRVAARMIADRGAVSCYVDYHPSFGNSPFGRNLCTSVNDAALHGLPHDRVLVDGDLVSLDFAASVDGWVADSAVTVQVGTARDEDQRLVDTVERALVAGIEQFRPGNKLGDVSYAIGRVAKDAGFTVNTQFGGHGVGRTMHGDPHVPNDGRPGRGLKLRPGLVVAIEPWLMQGTDELVQDEDGWTLKSVDGSRAAHVEHTVAVTEDGPEVLTLRRAQRADATA from the coding sequence ATGATCGAACTCCGCACCCCCGCCGAGCTGGAGGGCCTGCGCGCCGCCGGCCGGTTCGTCGCCGACGTGCTCGACGAGCTGCTCGAGACCGTCGACGTGGGCGTGAACCTGCTCGACCTCGACCGCGTCGCCGCGAGGATGATCGCCGACCGCGGCGCGGTGAGCTGCTACGTCGACTACCACCCCTCGTTCGGCAACTCCCCCTTCGGCAGGAACCTGTGCACGTCGGTCAACGACGCCGCCCTGCACGGCCTGCCCCACGACCGCGTGCTCGTCGACGGGGACCTCGTGAGCCTCGACTTCGCCGCGAGCGTCGACGGCTGGGTGGCCGACTCCGCCGTCACCGTGCAGGTGGGTACCGCCCGTGACGAGGACCAGCGGCTCGTCGACACGGTCGAGCGCGCACTCGTCGCCGGCATCGAGCAGTTCCGGCCCGGCAACAAGCTCGGTGACGTGTCCTACGCGATCGGGCGCGTCGCGAAGGACGCCGGCTTCACCGTCAACACGCAGTTCGGTGGCCACGGCGTCGGGCGCACCATGCACGGTGACCCGCACGTCCCGAACGACGGCCGGCCGGGGCGCGGGCTGAAGCTCCGGCCCGGCCTGGTCGTGGCGATCGAGCCGTGGCTCATGCAGGGCACCGACGAGCTGGTGCAGGACGAGGACGGTTGGACGCTGAAGAGCGTCGACGGATCACGCGCGGCGCACGTCGAGCACACGGTCGCGGTCACCGAGGACGGTCCCGAGGTCCTCACCCTGCGTCGCGCCCAGCGCGCCGACGCGACCGCCTGA